The following is a genomic window from Pseudomonas purpurea.
GCCTTGGACAGACTGGTCAAAAACCCTTTAAATCAAGCAGATGACGCTGCGCTTGTGAGCGCAGCCAAAGCTGTTTGGTACTCGAACTCGAACCTTGTGAGTGAAGCCAAAGCTTTTCTGAGCTGCCACACCAACGAGGTTGAGGTTCGTCGCGCAGGCTACTTGCTCGAGCGGTTCACCCGTTTCTCATGCGTGTCTGATAATCGCGTGTCGGAAACCTTCAACGCCCTAGAGCTTTTTTCACGCTCGACTCTCAAGCAAGATGTGAAGCCGCAAGCAGCTGTTTCGCTTCGCAGACGCCGTGATGAACTTGCCGCTTCTTGGGGGCTGAGTGAAGGTCTTGGTCTTAAGGCTCAAACACTTATGCCTTTCCAGACACGGCATTACGAGGCTGAGCAACGCGCAACGTTTGCCTGAGCCCAAGCAGCATTACAATAACCCGGCCTAGGTCGGGTTTTTGTTGTCCGCGCTAAAGTACACGCGGCTCCCTTGTGGGAGCCGAGCTTGCTCGCGATGGCGGCCTTACAGTCGACGATATTTATTTGGAGCTGCCGCAGGCTCGGGCCGCGTTCGGATGATCTTTTGATCTTGCTCGATCGTTCCTACTTTATTGGGGGTTGTGTAATGCCCGTAGGAAGAGGCTTGAACTCGGTGACAGCATCACGAGTAACGTAGAAATTTCCGACATGTCTTTCAGGTTGCCGCTCGGAAGGGCGGCGTCTAGCCTTTGAACGTCGCTGCCAATTCAGCGATCGGGCGTCGCGGCCCGTTAACTTGATGCATAATCGTTCGCTCCAATAACTGGCATCTTCACTGTGCTTGTTGTTTGGTGTCATGGTGGCTGTGCGCGGGATACCTTCGGGTATGCCGGGTTCCAAGTTCTCGGTCCGCGAACCTGCGTACAGCTGCCACCTTCCTTCGCGTCGCGGCGATCAGTGGCGGCTCCATTCAAACTTGGAGTTCCACCATGATTAAAGACAGTCCAAATCCCCCCGAAACCGACGACGTCTCCCCCTACCAATCCCTCGATTCAAAAAAGCTCCATGCCGCCGCCCACCGCGCCCTCGATCACTACCTGACGCCGCCCGGCAATCGCCATGCGTTGCCTGATCGGCGCCCCGGTACGATTTTCATGATTGTCCCCGGTGTCGAGTCCGAAAGCCTGCTGGCCCATGCCTGTGAAACCCTGGCGTCGGCCAATGTCATGGCCAGTGATCTGGCGTTCGACCTGACCGGCCCTGCGTGCAACATGGCACTGGCGATTCAGCAGATGATTTCCCTGGCGCAGTTGTCGGTGAACCGCGTGCTGGATCAGCTCGATCCGCCCGACTCGGCAGAGTAACGGGCAGCAAAAAAACGCTGGGCCGAAAACGGTCAGCGGTTTTTTGTTGGGCGATGACGATTTAAACCTTGGCACTGACCTCACTACGATTCACCAACCCTTCAAGCGCCTCACTCAAACTCGCTGCGTTGTCGCCGATCAGCAGGTGCCACACGCCGCCGTCCAAGGCACTCACACCCTGGCAGCCCAACGCCTTGAGTTGGTGTTCCGACAAGGCTTTGCCGTCCGCCAGTTGCAGGCGAATCCGGGTCATGGCCACGCAGTCCAGTTGCAACACGTTGTCGCTGCCGCCCAGGGCGCTCAGCCATTTGTGGGCCAGCGAGGTGGACACCGGCGTTACTTCAGGCTCTGCCTCGGCAACCACAGCGGCAGCTGCGACGACTTTGCCGGCCGTGGGCAGCGCATGCCGAATCTCGTCGGCGATGCTGTCGGCCAGTGGCCCGACCACGACTTGCAAACTGCCGCCCTTGCCGGGACGAACCACGGCCATGGCGCCCAGCGCCTTCAAGTCCGCGTCCGAGGCCTTGTTGCGATCCACCATGTCCAGCCGCAGCCGTGTCGTACAAGCGCCGACCGTGATCAGGTTCTCGGCGCCGCCCAGTGCCTTGATGTAGGCCCCGGCCCGTTCGTTCTCGGCGATGAGCGTTTTCTCACCGACCACGATGTCTTCGCGCCCCGGGGTTTTCAGGTTGAAGCGGCGGATGCAGAAGTCGAACACCACGTAGTAGATCACCGCATACGCCAGGCCCACCGGAAGCACCAGCCAGCCGTTGGTGGACTTGCCCCAACCGAGGATCATGTCGATGAAGCCGCCGGAGAAGGTAAAGCCCAAATGAATGTTCAGCGCGTTGGTGACCGCCAGCGACAGGCCGGTCAGCAGGGCGTGCAGCACAAAGAGCAACGGTGCGAGGAACATGAAGGCAAATTCGACCGGTTCGGTAACGCCGGTCAGGAACGAGGTCAGGGCCATCGACAGGAAGATCCCGCCCATCACCTTGCGTCGCTCCGGCAGGGCGTTGCGGTACATCGCCAGGCACGCGGCTGGCAGGCCGAACAGCATCATCGGGAACATGCCGGTGGTGAATTGGCCGCCCTTCGGGTCGCCCGCAAAGTAGCGCGAGATGTCACCGGTCACCAGTGCGCCCGTGGTCGGGTCGATGAAGTTGCCGAAGACGAACCACGCCATGTTGTTGATGATGTGGTGCAGGCCGGTGACGATCAGCAGGCGGTTGAGCGTGCCGAAGATGAAGGCGCCGATGGGGCCGCTGTCGAGCATCATTGCGCCGAAGCTGTTGATGCCGTGCTGGATCGGCGGCCAGATCAAACCGAAGATCACGCCCAGTCCCACGGCGGCGAACCCGGTGATGATTGGCACGAAGCGCCGGCCGCCGAAGAACGCCAGGTATTCGGGCAGCTTGATGTCCTTGAAGCGGTTGTACAGCGCGCCGGCCGTCAGGCCGCTGACGATCCCGGCGAGCATGCCCATGTTGATGCTCGCGTCGAGCGCCTTGAGCGTGGAGATCATCACCAGGTAACCAATGACCCCGGCGAGGCCTGCGGTGCCGTTGTTGTCCCTGGCGAAACCGACTGCGATGCCGATGGCGAAGATCATCGCCAGGTTGGCGAAGATTACCTGCCCAGCGTCGTGGATGATCGCGATGTTCAGCAGGTCGGTGTCGCCGAGCCGCAGCAACAGGCCGGCAATCGGCAGGATCGCGATGGGCAGCATCAGCGCCCGTCCGAGACGCTGCAAGCCTTCGATGAAGAGTTGGTACATGGCAGTTCTCCCTGTGTTCTTTTTGTTTTAGCGCTGTTGTTATTCAGCTCAGAGGCCAATGTTGATGACAGGCATTACGTACCGCGGCTGCGCTGCTCAGGTTGAGCAGGGTGGTGCTCAGGCGCCGGCATTCGCTGGCGTCCAGTTGGCGGACCCGTTCCTTGATTTCGCCGACCTGGGGCGGGCTGACCGATAGTTCACTGATGCCCAGGCCGATCAGCACCGGGGTGGCCAATGGATCGGAGGCCAGCGCCCCGCACACGCCGACCCAGCGCTGATGTCTGGCGGCACCGGCGCAGGTCTGGGCGATCAGCCGCAACAGCGCCGGGTGCAAGGCATCGACCCGGGCGGCGAGGCCTGCATGGTCGCGGTCCATGGCCAGGGTGTACTGGGACAGGTCGTTGGTGCCGATGGACAGGAAGTCCGCGTGCTCGGCCAGTTGCTCGGCAAGCAGCGCGGCGGCGGGGACTTCGATCATCACGCCCAGCTCCGGGCGTTGGGTCAGTTGCAGCTCGGCGCACAAAGCATCGAGGCGCTGGCGGATGTGCAGCAACTCATCCACTTCGCTGACCATTGGCAGCAGAATCCGGCAGCGCTGCAACGGGCTGACCTGCAACAGCGCCCGCAGTTGTTGGTCGAGGAGTTCCGGGCGTACCTGCGCCAGACGAATCCCGCGCAGGCCCAGCACCGGATTGGCTTCGGCGGGCAGAGGCAGGTAGTCGAGCTGTTTGTCGCCGCCGACGTCGATGGTGCGGATGATCACCGACTTGTCGCCCATGGCATCGAGCACGGCTTGATAGGACTGGCGCTGCTCTTGCTCGTCCGGCGCGGTCTGGCGATCGACGAACAGAAACTCGGTGCGCAGCAGGCCGACGCCATCGGCGCCACCTTTCAAGGCGTCGGCGGCTTCGCTGCTGGACGCGACGTTGGCCGCGACTTCGATGCGCAGGCCATCGCGGGTGTGCGCCGGTTTGTGGGCTTGCGCTTGCTGACGCTCGCGACGTTGCAGGTGTTCACGTTGGGCCTGCGCCACTTGTTCCAGACGGTCGCTGTCGGGTGTCAGTTCAAGGCGTCCGCCGTCCGCGTCCAGCACCACCGACTGGCCTTGCGGTTGATCAAGCAGCGATGAGCCGAGGGCGACGATGCACGGCAGGCCTTTGCCCCGGGCAAGAATGGCCACGTGGGACGTCGCGCCGCCCTCGGCCATGCACAGCCCCGCGACGCCTTGCAGGCTCAGTTGCAGCAAGTCGGAGGGCGTCAGTTCATGGGCGGCGACGATGGCCCCGGCCGGTACGTCGTAGTGCCAATCCTGCCCGAGCAAGCCCCGCAGCACGCGCTGCTTGAGGTCGCGCAGGTCGTTGGCGCGCTCGGCCAGCAGCGGGTTGCCGAGGGTTTGCAGAACCTCGCACTGGACCTCGATCGACTGGCTCCAGGCGTGGGTCGCGGCGCTGCCCTGATCGATGGACTGGCTGGCCGCGTCGAGCAGCGCCGGGTCTTCGAGCAGGGCGAGGTGGGCGGCGAAGATCTGTTCTTCGTCGGTGTGCTTGTGCTTTTTGGCGTGGGCGAGGGTGGCGCGGATTTCGCCACGCACGTGCTCCAGGGCCCGGTCCAGCGCTTGAAGTTGTTCTTCGGCGTTGTGGTTGCCGGTGTCGTCGGGCAGGTGGATGGCGGCCAGTTGGAACAACGGCCCGCCGATCAGCCCCGGCGCGGCGCACACGCCGTGCAACACGCCTGCTTCAGCAACGCGAGGGCGCAGGGCAATTGGCGTCGGTGCGGCGCTGTGAGAGTCGTCGTTGACCGCTGTGGACAGCGCGTTGAGCAAGGCGTGCAGCGCCGCGTCGGCGTCTGCACCACGGCAACTGACCTGAACCTCGTCCTGCTCGCCAATCCCCAAACCCATCAACCCGATCAGGCTGTCGCACGGCGCCGATTTACCCGCGAAATGCAGCCGTGATTGGCTGGTGAACAGCTGCGCGGTCTGGCGAATCAGCGCTGCCGGCCGCGCATGCAGGCCACCACGGTGGTTGATGCGGACCTGCCCGTGGACTTCGCAGGTCGAGTGATCCGCTTCGGCCTGTGCGCCGTTCGCGGCTCTTGGCACGATGTGCAGCAGCGGCTCGCCGACCTTGACCGATTTAAGGGTGATGGGGAGTACCTGAAAGTCCTCACTGTTGGTCAGGATCAGCAGGCTGACCAGGCTTTTGCAGCCCTGGGCAACCTTGTCCAGGTCAAAGCGCAGCAGCGCCTGGCCATTGCTGACGCGGGTGCCTTCCTTGACCAGCATCGAGAACCCTTCGCCCTGCATCTCGACGGTGTCCAGGCCCAGGTGCAGCAGCAGTTCGGCGCCATTGTCGGCGCGCAGGGTCACGGCGTGGCCGGTGCGGGCGACATGCACCACCACTCCGGCACACGGCGCGTGCAAGGTGTTGTTGAGCGGGTCGATGGCGATCCCGTCACCCATGGCGCCGCTGGCGAACACCGGGTCGGGCACCTTGGCGAGCGTCAGCACCGGGCCGCTGAGCGGGGCGCTGAGAGTCAGGTCTTTATTGTTGTTATGCATGGCTCGGTACTCGATTCGGGCGCGTTAGTGGGTGCGGGTCACTTTGCTCAGGTGACGCGGCTGGTCCGGGTCCATGCCGCGTGCCTCGGCGAGGCCGGCAGCCATGACGTAGAAACTCTGGATCGCCAGGATCGGGTCCAGCGCCGGATGTTCGGCGCGGCTCAGCGTCAGGTCGCGTTCGGTCACGTCATCCGGGGCGGCCAGCAACACACGAGCACCGCGCTGGCGCATTTCGGCCGCGAGGCTCAGCAGGCCAGCCTGTTCGGCACCGCGCGGGGCGAATACCAGCAGCGGGTAGTTGTCGTTAATCAGTGCCATGGGCCCGTGTTTCACTTCGGCGCTGCTGAAGGCTTCGGCCTGGATCGCCGAGGTTTCCTTGAGTTTGAGCGCCGCTTCCTGGGCGATGGCGAACCCGGCGCCACGGCCGATCACCATCAACCGTTGGCAATCACGCAAGACGTCGATGGCCAGGCTCCAGTCCTGTTTCGCGGCGTCGCGCAGGCCTTCGGGCAAGGCGAGGCCGGCCTCCAGCAACTCGGGGTCCTGCCTCCAGTGGGCAATCAACCGTGCGCTGGCGCTGAGGGTGGCGATGAAGCTTTTGGTCGCGGCGACGCTGCTTTCGGTCCCGGCACACAGTGGCAGGCTGAATTCGCACGCGGCCTCCAGTGGCGAGTTTTCGGCGTTGACCATGGAGATGCTCAGGGCACCGCGTTTGCGCAACAGGCGCAGGCTGTTGACCAGATCCGGGCTCTGGCCGGACTGCGAGAACGCAAATGCCACCTGGCCACTGACCTTCAGCGGTGCCTGTTGCATGGTCACCACCGACATCGGCAGCGATGCCACCGGAACGCCCACGTGCTGCATGGTCAGGTAGGCGAAGTAGCTCGCGGCGTGATCGGAGCTGCCACGGGCGACGGTCATTACCACTTGGGGTGGCTGACGGTTGAGGCGCCCGGCAATCTCGATCATCTGTGGGTCGAGTTGCTGCAACTGGGTTTCGACGGCTTTGTACGAGGACAACGCCTCTTCAAGCATTTTTGAAGTCAATGTCTTCTCCTTCGACCATCACGGCGGTCAGTGTGAGTGAGCGATCCAGGCGCACGCAGTCGGCCCAGGCGCCAGGTTGCAGACGGCCGCGCTCGTTGAGGCCGAGGTAGTCGGCGGGGAATTGCGAAAGACGTTGCGAAGCTTCAGCCAGTGGCAGGCCGATTTTCACCAGGTTGCGCAGCGCCTGATCCATGGTCAGGGTGCTGCCGGCCAGCGTGCCATCGGGCAGGCGCACGCCGCCCAGGCATTTGGTCACGGTGTGGCTGCCGAGCTTGTATTCACCGTCCGGCATGCCGGCGGCGGCGCTGGAATCGGTGACGCAATACAGGCACGGGATCGAACGCAGGGCCACGCGAATGGCGCCGGGGTGCACGTGCAGCAAGTCCGGGATCAGCTCGGCGTACTTGGCGTGGGCCAGTGCCGCGCCGACGATCCCAGGTTCGCGGTGATGCAGCGGGCTCATGGCGTTGTAGAGGTGGGTGAAACTGGTGGCACCGGCCTCAAGCGCCGCGACACCTTCCTCGTAACTGCCCAGCGTGTGGCCGATCTGCATGCGCACGCCACGCTCGCTCAGGGCGCGGATCAGGTTGTCGTGACCGGCGATTTCCGGGGCGATGGTGATCACCCGGATCGGTGCCAGTGCCATGTAGGCTTCGACTTCGGCCATCAACGCGGTGTGGGCGAAGTTCGGTTGGGCGCCGAGTTTGCCGGGGTTGATGTACGGCCCTTCGAGGTGCACGCCGAGTACCCGGGCGCAACCTTGAGGGCGTAGCTCGCAGAACTCGCCGACCTGTTCCAGTACGCGGGAAATCTCTTCGCTCGGCGCGGTCATGGTGGTGGCCAGCAGCGAGGTGGTGCCGAAGCGCACATGGGTTCTGGTGATGGTTTCGAAGGCTGGCGTGCCTTCCATCAGGTCCCGGCCGCCACCACCGTGGACGTGCAGGTCGATGAAACCCGGCAGCAGGTAAGGCAGGTCGTTGTCCGCCGGGTCGCAGGCCTGACCTTCAATGCGCACGATCTTGCCGTGTTCATGGACCAGTCGGCCGCGAACCCAGCCTTGGGCGGTGAGAATGTTGTCTTCAGACATGAAAGGTTCTCCGGCGTCAGTGACGCAGTTCTTAGCGTCGAAGCTCTGCGACAAAGTCGTAGTAGTCGTTGCGGCAATAGGTGTCGGTGACTTCAATCGGTGTGTTGTCTTCGAGGTAGCCGACCCGGGTCATGCGCAGCATGGCGGTGCCGGGAGCGATGCCCACCAGCGCGGCGAATTCGTCCGAGGCGTTGATTGCCTGGATGTGTTGCAGGGCGCGCACCACCGGTTTGCCGATGCCGTCGAGGTATTCGTACAGCGAGGCACCGATGGCTTGCGGCTGGGCAATGATCGAGGCGGGCAGGGTGCTCATCTCGATGGCCATGACGGTGTCGTCGGCTTTACGCAGGCGCTTGAGGCGCGCGACTTTGTCGTAGGGTGACAGCGCGAGACGGATCAATTCTTCGTGGGTCGGCTGGGTGATTTCCCGTTCCAGCCATTGCGAACTCGGCACAAAGCCCTTGAGGCGAAGCATTTCGCTGAACCCGGAGAGCCGTGACAGCGGTTGTTCCAGGCGTGGCGTGATGAAGGTTCCGGAGCCTTGGCTGCGACGGATCAGGCCTTGTTCGAACAGCACTTCGAGGGCTTTGCGGGCGGTCACGCGGGAGATGTTCAGCGTTTCACTGAGGTTGCGTTCCGACGGCAGCGCCTGCTCGGCTTTCCAGAGGCCGGCATGAATCGCCGCTTCCAGGTTGCGCGCCAGTTGCAGGTACAAAGGCGTGGGTTGGGTGTCGTCAGGGCGCAGGGCCAGGATGTGGTTCATCTGATGAGGTTCCGATGCGGATATTGGAGTGTTGTCGCCCGGTAATGGCGCAAAACTAATACCACTTAAATACCATGTCAACGGCAGTGGTCCGCTCGGGACGAATGAATGCGCATCACGCTGGAGGGCGTTGAGGCGTTGGCTTTGAAGTGGTATTAGGGGAGGGGGAAGTGGCAGTAGAAATCGCAGTCTGCGTCAGTGCCCTGGGCGTGAAGTGGTATTCAGCCCGGGTGATTGGTGACGGCAACAATTTTTTTAATTTATTTTTGATTACGGCTGAAGGTAATGCGGTCGGTAGGCTTTTGTGGCGAGGGGGCTTGCCCCCGCTCGGCTGCGTAGCAGTCGTAAAGTCAGCAAGCGCGGTAAGCCAGATAGAGCAGGGTCGCAGGTTTTAGCACTGCTTCGCAGCGCAACGGGGGCAAGCCCCCTCGCCACAGGTATTAGTGTATTTGAGGGTTACGGGCGGATTTCGATCATCGTGCCGTCGGGCACCAGGCCCCAGATTTCGCGCATGTCGACGTTACGCATGGCAATGCAGCCATCGGTCCAGTCCAGGGTGTGGAAGTACTGCTCGGGGTAGTCTTCGGAATCCGGCGTGCCGTGAATCATGATCATGCCGCCAGGCTCCACGCCTTCGCGGCGCGAACGGGCAGAATCGCTGATGTTCGGGTAGGAGATGTGCATCGCCAGGTTGAAGCGGTCGCTGGTCTTGCGCCAGTCCAGCCAATACAGCCCTTCGGGGGTGCGCTTGTCACCTTCCATCAGTTTTGGGCCGACAGGTTTTTTGCCCAGTGAAATGCGATAGGTCTTGAGGGGCTTGCCGTCATTGATCAGTTGCAACTGATGAGCGGATTTGAGCACCAGCACTTTTTCGATGATTTTGCCGTCCAGGGTTTCTACCGTGGAGGCCTGGGATACAGCAACAAACGACAGGCAGAAGAACGCGAGCAACCAACGCATTGAAACGATATCCCTGAGAGTACGGCGTACTTTTATTGTTTAAGTGATCGCAGGCTGAGCGAGTGGGGGAATGGATTCGCAACGCACCGGAAAATCCTCTGTCCGGCGGTCGGCGAAGAAGCATTCTAGGGTACGACCGACCGTGCGGAAAGCCAGCTCTGACCAAGGGATGTCGGCTTCCTCGAAAAGCTGCACTTCCAGGCTCTCTTCGCCTGCTGCAAAGTCCAGGTCTGCAAGCTCCGCACGAAAGAATACATGCACCTGGCTGATGTGCGGCACGTCGATCAGCGTGTAGAGGTTCAGGTTGCGCACCCGGGCGCAGGCTTCTTCGGCGGTTTCGCGGATGGCGGCCTGTTCGACGGTTTCGCCGTTTTCCATGAAGCCGGCCGGCAAGGTCCAGAAGCCGCGGCGCGGCTCGATGGCGCGTCGGCACAGCAGCACCCGAGTGCCCCAGGTCGGAACGCACCCGGCGACGATATTGGGGTTTTGGTAATGGACGGTGTGGCATGTGTCGCAGACGAACCGCAGGCGCGAATCGCCTTCGGGAATGCGCTGGGAGACCGGGTTACCGCAGTGGCTGCAGAATTTCATGCTGGGATTCCTGAAGGCTGCGCCTATCTTGGCGTGCGGCGGTGTCTGTCGGCAAGTTGTCGTTTAGCGACACGCGGTGGTTCGGGGGTTGGGCGGTCGATGGGTTTGGTGCATGATGCAAGACAGTGAACACATCGAGATCACTCATGCTGGATGAGCTACTGCATCGGGTAAGCAATCACATACCGCGCACGTTGGAAACCGACCGACGTTTCCCGGAGGCCGCGGTGCTGGTGCCGATCACCCGCAGTGAAGAGCCGGAGCTTGTCCTGACCCTGCGTGCCAGCGGGCTCTCGACCCACGGCGGCGAAGTGGCCTTCCCGGGCGGGCGCCGTGATCCCGAGGACCCGGACCTGATCTTCACCGCGCTGCGCGAGGCCGAAGAGGAAATCGGCCTGCCGCCGGGGCTGGTGGAAATCATTGGCCCGCTCAGCCCGTTGATCTCCCTGCATGGCATCAAGGTCACGCCTTACGTCGGGGTGATCCCGAACTTCGTCGAGTACCAGGCCAATGATGCCGAGATTGCCGCGGTGTTCAATGTGCCGCTGGAGTTCTTCCGCAAAGACCCGCGTGAACACACGCACCGCATCGATTACCAGGGCCGTAGCTGGTACGTGCCGAGCTACCGTTATGGCGAATACAAGATCTGGGGCCTGACGGCGATCATGATCGTCGAGTTGATCAACCTGCTCTATGACGCGAAGATCAGCCTGCACCAGCCACCCAAAAGCTTTATCAATATTTGAAGCCATCGCTCGTATGGCGTGAACCTGTTGTTGCAGTTAAAAGCCTGCCTGAGCCGTGAGGACAATAACGATGAAATATCGCCTGGGCGACGCCCGCGTCGACACCCACCCGCAGAGCTGGGTAGCACCCAACGCCGTGCTGGTGGGCAAGGTCAAACTGGAAGAGGGCGCCAACGTCTGGTTCAACGCGGTACTGCGCGGTGACAACGAACTGATCCTGATCGGCAAGAACAGCAACGTGCAGGATGGCACCGTGATGCACACCGACATGGGCTATCCGTTGACCATCGGCACCGGGGTGACCATCGGCCACAACGCCATGTTGCACGGTTGCACAGTGGGCGATTACAGCCTGATCGGTATCAACGCGGTGATCCTCAACGGCGCGAAAATCGGCAAGAACTGCATCATCGGCGCCAACTCGCTGATTGGTGAAGGCAAGGAAATCCCGGACGGTTCGCTGGTCATGGGTTCGCCGGGCAAAGTCGTGCGCGAGCTGACCGAGCCGCAGAAGAAAATGCTCGAAGCCAGCGCCGCCCATTACGTGCATAACTCGCAGCGCTACGCCCGCGATCTGGTCGAGCAGGCAGAATGAACGTCACCGAAAGACCGGTAGCCTCGCCCTGTGTGAGTATTTGCGCGCTGGACGAGCAGGATATCTGTACGGGTTGCCAGCGCACGGTGGAGGAAATAACCCGCTGGAGCCGCATGGACAACGATGAACGTCGCCAGGTGTTGGGGTTGTGTCATGAGCGGGCGAAGTCGAGTGGGTTGGTTTGGATGTTGCCTTCCAAGTCCAGTACCTGAGCCTTATGAGCTTTTGTGGCGAGGGAGCTTGCTCCCGCTGGGCTGCGAAGCAGCCCCAAACCGTATGATGAACTCCATCTGATACACCGCATTCGCTGAACTCAGGGCCGCTTCGCGCCCCAGCGGGAGCAAGCTCCCTCGCCACAGGTTATCTGTGCATCGAAGAT
Proteins encoded in this region:
- a CDS encoding DUF6124 family protein gives rise to the protein MIKDSPNPPETDDVSPYQSLDSKKLHAAAHRALDHYLTPPGNRHALPDRRPGTIFMIVPGVESESLLAHACETLASANVMASDLAFDLTGPACNMALAIQQMISLAQLSVNRVLDQLDPPDSAE
- the nagE gene encoding N-acetylglucosamine-specific PTS transporter subunit IIBC, with protein sequence MYQLFIEGLQRLGRALMLPIAILPIAGLLLRLGDTDLLNIAIIHDAGQVIFANLAMIFAIGIAVGFARDNNGTAGLAGVIGYLVMISTLKALDASINMGMLAGIVSGLTAGALYNRFKDIKLPEYLAFFGGRRFVPIITGFAAVGLGVIFGLIWPPIQHGINSFGAMMLDSGPIGAFIFGTLNRLLIVTGLHHIINNMAWFVFGNFIDPTTGALVTGDISRYFAGDPKGGQFTTGMFPMMLFGLPAACLAMYRNALPERRKVMGGIFLSMALTSFLTGVTEPVEFAFMFLAPLLFVLHALLTGLSLAVTNALNIHLGFTFSGGFIDMILGWGKSTNGWLVLPVGLAYAVIYYVVFDFCIRRFNLKTPGREDIVVGEKTLIAENERAGAYIKALGGAENLITVGACTTRLRLDMVDRNKASDADLKALGAMAVVRPGKGGSLQVVVGPLADSIADEIRHALPTAGKVVAAAAVVAEAEPEVTPVSTSLAHKWLSALGGSDNVLQLDCVAMTRIRLQLADGKALSEHQLKALGCQGVSALDGGVWHLLIGDNAASLSEALEGLVNRSEVSAKV
- the ptsP gene encoding phosphoenolpyruvate--protein phosphotransferase, with the translated sequence MHNNNKDLTLSAPLSGPVLTLAKVPDPVFASGAMGDGIAIDPLNNTLHAPCAGVVVHVARTGHAVTLRADNGAELLLHLGLDTVEMQGEGFSMLVKEGTRVSNGQALLRFDLDKVAQGCKSLVSLLILTNSEDFQVLPITLKSVKVGEPLLHIVPRAANGAQAEADHSTCEVHGQVRINHRGGLHARPAALIRQTAQLFTSQSRLHFAGKSAPCDSLIGLMGLGIGEQDEVQVSCRGADADAALHALLNALSTAVNDDSHSAAPTPIALRPRVAEAGVLHGVCAAPGLIGGPLFQLAAIHLPDDTGNHNAEEQLQALDRALEHVRGEIRATLAHAKKHKHTDEEQIFAAHLALLEDPALLDAASQSIDQGSAATHAWSQSIEVQCEVLQTLGNPLLAERANDLRDLKQRVLRGLLGQDWHYDVPAGAIVAAHELTPSDLLQLSLQGVAGLCMAEGGATSHVAILARGKGLPCIVALGSSLLDQPQGQSVVLDADGGRLELTPDSDRLEQVAQAQREHLQRRERQQAQAHKPAHTRDGLRIEVAANVASSSEAADALKGGADGVGLLRTEFLFVDRQTAPDEQEQRQSYQAVLDAMGDKSVIIRTIDVGGDKQLDYLPLPAEANPVLGLRGIRLAQVRPELLDQQLRALLQVSPLQRCRILLPMVSEVDELLHIRQRLDALCAELQLTQRPELGVMIEVPAAALLAEQLAEHADFLSIGTNDLSQYTLAMDRDHAGLAARVDALHPALLRLIAQTCAGAARHQRWVGVCGALASDPLATPVLIGLGISELSVSPPQVGEIKERVRQLDASECRRLSTTLLNLSSAAAVRNACHQHWPLS
- a CDS encoding SIS domain-containing protein — its product is MTSKMLEEALSSYKAVETQLQQLDPQMIEIAGRLNRQPPQVVMTVARGSSDHAASYFAYLTMQHVGVPVASLPMSVVTMQQAPLKVSGQVAFAFSQSGQSPDLVNSLRLLRKRGALSISMVNAENSPLEAACEFSLPLCAGTESSVAATKSFIATLSASARLIAHWRQDPELLEAGLALPEGLRDAAKQDWSLAIDVLRDCQRLMVIGRGAGFAIAQEAALKLKETSAIQAEAFSSAEVKHGPMALINDNYPLLVFAPRGAEQAGLLSLAAEMRQRGARVLLAAPDDVTERDLTLSRAEHPALDPILAIQSFYVMAAGLAEARGMDPDQPRHLSKVTRTH
- the nagA gene encoding N-acetylglucosamine-6-phosphate deacetylase, with amino-acid sequence MSEDNILTAQGWVRGRLVHEHGKIVRIEGQACDPADNDLPYLLPGFIDLHVHGGGGRDLMEGTPAFETITRTHVRFGTTSLLATTMTAPSEEISRVLEQVGEFCELRPQGCARVLGVHLEGPYINPGKLGAQPNFAHTALMAEVEAYMALAPIRVITIAPEIAGHDNLIRALSERGVRMQIGHTLGSYEEGVAALEAGATSFTHLYNAMSPLHHREPGIVGAALAHAKYAELIPDLLHVHPGAIRVALRSIPCLYCVTDSSAAAGMPDGEYKLGSHTVTKCLGGVRLPDGTLAGSTLTMDQALRNLVKIGLPLAEASQRLSQFPADYLGLNERGRLQPGAWADCVRLDRSLTLTAVMVEGEDIDFKNA
- a CDS encoding GntR family transcriptional regulator, producing MNHILALRPDDTQPTPLYLQLARNLEAAIHAGLWKAEQALPSERNLSETLNISRVTARKALEVLFEQGLIRRSQGSGTFITPRLEQPLSRLSGFSEMLRLKGFVPSSQWLEREITQPTHEELIRLALSPYDKVARLKRLRKADDTVMAIEMSTLPASIIAQPQAIGASLYEYLDGIGKPVVRALQHIQAINASDEFAALVGIAPGTAMLRMTRVGYLEDNTPIEVTDTYCRNDYYDFVAELRR
- a CDS encoding L,D-transpeptidase family protein, with product MRWLLAFFCLSFVAVSQASTVETLDGKIIEKVLVLKSAHQLQLINDGKPLKTYRISLGKKPVGPKLMEGDKRTPEGLYWLDWRKTSDRFNLAMHISYPNISDSARSRREGVEPGGMIMIHGTPDSEDYPEQYFHTLDWTDGCIAMRNVDMREIWGLVPDGTMIEIRP
- a CDS encoding NUDIX hydrolase, with product MKFCSHCGNPVSQRIPEGDSRLRFVCDTCHTVHYQNPNIVAGCVPTWGTRVLLCRRAIEPRRGFWTLPAGFMENGETVEQAAIRETAEEACARVRNLNLYTLIDVPHISQVHVFFRAELADLDFAAGEESLEVQLFEEADIPWSELAFRTVGRTLECFFADRRTEDFPVRCESIPPLAQPAIT
- a CDS encoding CoA pyrophosphatase, whose translation is MLDELLHRVSNHIPRTLETDRRFPEAAVLVPITRSEEPELVLTLRASGLSTHGGEVAFPGGRRDPEDPDLIFTALREAEEEIGLPPGLVEIIGPLSPLISLHGIKVTPYVGVIPNFVEYQANDAEIAAVFNVPLEFFRKDPREHTHRIDYQGRSWYVPSYRYGEYKIWGLTAIMIVELINLLYDAKISLHQPPKSFINI
- a CDS encoding gamma carbonic anhydrase family protein, whose translation is MKYRLGDARVDTHPQSWVAPNAVLVGKVKLEEGANVWFNAVLRGDNELILIGKNSNVQDGTVMHTDMGYPLTIGTGVTIGHNAMLHGCTVGDYSLIGINAVILNGAKIGKNCIIGANSLIGEGKEIPDGSLVMGSPGKVVRELTEPQKKMLEASAAHYVHNSQRYARDLVEQAE
- a CDS encoding DUF1289 domain-containing protein; this encodes MNVTERPVASPCVSICALDEQDICTGCQRTVEEITRWSRMDNDERRQVLGLCHERAKSSGLVWMLPSKSST